DNA sequence from the Halorussus limi genome:
AGACAGATGGCCGACTCGACCACCACCGCGGGCGGGGCCGACGCAGTGGACGCCGACGCCCGCGACGCGACGGAGACGCGCCGTCAGCTCCTCCACGTCGCCACGGAGGACGTGGCCCACCAGTTGCTCATCGACGTCGCGGGACATCCCGAAGGCGCACCGAGCGAGAAGGAACTGAACTGGACCAACCCCGACGTCTCCCGGCGGACCGTCGGCCGGCGCTTGGACGACCTCGTGGACGTCGGAGTACTCGAAAAACTGACCTACGAACCCGGCGAGCAGCCGGAGGACGCCGACTCGAACGTCCGGACGTTCTACCGATTCACCGACCGCGCCCGAGACCTCTTCGACGAAGTCGGCATGTTCGACCCGGGGGTGTGGCGACCGGTGTACGCCCGCGTCGAGAAACCCGACGACGTGCGGGCCGCCCAAGCGGTTCCGCGTCCGTAGCACCGCCACGGGCGCGCTCCGTCTCCGCAACGATTACACCTTTCTCCGGCGAGGGCCACGAACACGTATGGACGAACGGAAGGTGAACCTCGACTCCGCGTTCGACTCCTTCGACGAGCAGTGGTCGCCCCGCCTCGCCGCGGAACTCAACGGGCAGGCCGTCAAACTCGCCAAACTGGAGGGCGAGTTCGTCTGGCACCGCCACGACGACGCCGACGAGTTGTTCCTCGTCCGGGACGGGCGACTCCGCATCGAGTTCGAGGACCGCGAGGACGTGACCTTGGACGAGGGCGAGATGCTGGTCGTCCCGGCGGGCGTCGAACACCGGCCGGTCGTCGACGAGGGCGAGACCGAGGTCCTGCTGTTCGAACCGACCGAGACGAAGAACACGGGGAACGTCGAGAGCGAGGAGACCGAGGAGGAGTTAGAGCGGGTCTGAGCGTCAGTCTCCGGTCACGGCGTCCCGCGCCCAGAACTCGCTGCCCTTCTTCAACTTCGGAACCCACGTGTCGTCGGTCTTCGACAGGAGCGCGACCCGCGAAACCGGCACGTCGTTCAGATACTCGTGGTCCGGCATGTGTTCCTGAATCTCCTCGGCGAACGCCACGACGTCCTCGTGGTCGAGCATCGACTCGCGGGCGACTCGGTCACGGGACTCGCCGACGTGCATGTAGGACTTGAGTTCCACGAAGTCGGGGTCGGCGCGCTGGTAGAACCCGGCGTACCACTCGGGGTGGTGGACGTTCTCCCCGCCGACCAGCGTGGTCCGGAGGACGGTCCGGGTCTCGTCTTTCGCGGCCAGCACGTCCATCGTCTCGACCAGTTTCTCCCACGCGTCGTCCTCCATCGCCTTCACCACCTCGTCGAAGGTGTGGCGCTCGGGGGCGTCCACGCTGACGTAGAGTTGCGTCGGGTCGCACTTCCGGAGGACGTCGGGCCGGGTGCCGTTGCTCACGAGGAAGGTCGTGATGTCGCGGTCGTGGAAGGCGTCGATGAGTTCCGGCAGGTAGGGGTAGAGCGTCGGTTCGCCGTCGAGGCTGATGGCGACGTGGCGCGGTTCCATGCTCTCCTCGAACCGCTCGCGGGGAACCTCGTCGTTGCCGCCGAACCCCGAGAGGAGCTTCTTCTGGAGTTCGATGCTGGCGTCCACGACCGCCTCCGGGTCGTCCCATTCGACGTCCCCGAGTTCGTACGCGTGACCGGCGTGATCTCTCCAGCAGAAGACGCACCGCTCGTTGCACTTGACGACGGGCGTCATCTGGATACAGCGGTGGGACTCGATTCCGTAGAACGCGTACTTGTAACAGCGTCCCTCGCCCCTGAGAGCGTTGGCCGTCCACCCGCACGTCTGCGCGGCGGTGTGATTCTCGCTGTGGTAGTCTGGACTGTCTACCTGTTTCGGCCCGTCGGAGTCGCTCATTGTGGCATGGATTGGGGCCGAGGCTAAAACGTTCTTCCCTCTGTTATCCGCCCGCTACTCGAACAGGAGCGTCGACGGGAGGTCCGGGTTCGAGACGCGCAGGAGCGCGTATCCGATTCCGCCGAGGCCCCGGAACAGCGTCGGGTCCGGTCGGGTCCGCGTTCCCGACCGCAGCGCCCACTCGTCGCCCCCGGAGACGACGGCCCCGGCCAACCGTCTGGCCCGGCGCTCGTAGCGCGGGGCGTCGAGTTGTCGCCCCGCGCGCAGGAACAGTTCTATCCACGACGCCGTGCCACAGCAGGCGTGGTCGTACGGCGGCATCCGGTCGGTCGGTGCCTCCGACAGCGCGCGCTCGACGTCCCGGCGGACGGGACCGGCCGGGAGCGCCGTCAGCGTTCCCAGTCGCACCAGTCCGATGCCGGTCCGGCCGTTGCACCAGCCGTCGACCGTCTTTCCGGCGTGCGCCCGGAGGTCGGCCCACTCGCCCGCCCCGGCGTCGTAGTGGCCGTCCTCGAACGCGACGGCGTCCAGCGCGCCCTCCCGGAAGCGGTCCTCGCCGGTCGCCTCGGCGAGTCGCGCGAGGGCGTACCCGACGCCCCCGGCCCCGTGGCCGAACCCGGTCAGGGGCCGGTCGTCCGTGCCGAGCGGCCAGCGGCCTCCGGACCGGTCGGCCAGCAGATGTTCACCGCAGGCCACAGCACGGTCAAGGGCGTCGCCGTCGCCCGTCCGGTCGTGGAGCGCAACGAGGGCCAGCGCCGCGCCCGCGGCACCGTCCGTGACGCCGTAGTGGTCGTCGCTGGCGACGCGTTCGTCGGTGACGGCCGCGGCCGCTCGACGGGCGTCGGTGAGGTAATCGCCGTCGAGCAGGTCGTCGAGGACGCCGAATCCGTAGACGAGTCCGCCGACGCCGGTGATGCCGAGCGATTCGTGAGCGTCGTCGTCGGCCACGGAGTTCCGGACCTCCGCCGCCGCGTCGGCCGCCAGCGCGGCGGCGTCGTCGGCGACCGACCCGTCGGCCGTTGCGGCGACTCCGGCCGCGAACACGGCGACGCCGAGACGCCCCCCGTAGAGGCTCTCGTCCATCCACTCGATTAGGACGCCGCCGTCCCTGTGGGCGGACGGCACGCACCACGCCGGCGCGCCGCCGTCGTCGACCGCCGCGGCCGACACGCGGTCGAACGCACGCCGGGCGGCGCGCCGGGCATCGGCGTCAGACAGCGGGGTCGGGTCCCCGACCGGTCGGCCGCCGGTCACGTCGGCGTGGTCGGCGCCACCGCCGCTCAACTCGCCGAACGCCAAGTCGACGTACCGACACTGCTCGCGGCGGTCGGTCGCGTCGAGCGCGCGGAGTCGCTGCTCGACCGCCGCCCGGGGCGACAGCGTGGCGAACTCGGCGACCGGGTCCGCGGGACCCCGGAGCGTCGTCCCGGTCGTCGACATGGTGAGTCGCGGCACGTCGAGTCGCTCCAGCGCCGCCCGCTCGTGGTCGTGGACGCTCCACGGGGCGTCGACGGCCTCCGTCGCCTGCGGGCGGGCGAGCGCCTCCAGCTTACAGCCGACTTTCAGGCCCGTCCGGAGGTACTCGGGGGTCGTCAGCGACGAGAGGACGGTCCCGTAGGTCCGGGTCGCCCGGTAGATGACCCGGACCTCGGAGTCCTCGAACGCGGCCAGCGGGCCGCCCTCGGCGAGTAGGGCCTCGCGGTTGGACTCCAGTGCGTCGTGGGCCGCCCGGAGGCCCGCGCGCAGCGACTCGAAGCACTCGTCGGCGGCGACCGTCTCGCCGTCGACCCGGGGAAGGTTCTCGAACGTCTCGGCGTCGCCCTCGACGGACTCCATGTCCATCAGGTCGGTGTTGACCGCGGTGAACTCCCGCTGTTCGCCCTCCGCGGGCAGTTCGTCCGACCCGAAGCCGCTGAGGTCGGCCCGGTCCGAGTCGGGCCGGTGGACGGGTAACAGACTGGTCCGCAGCACCGACTCCCGGAGTGCCGGCGTGGCGTCGTGGGGAAGTCGGTCGTCGGGCAACTCCGGGTGGGCGAGGGTCTCGACGTCCACGACGACCGGGTGTTCGCCCGCCGCGACGAGGTTCTCCAGATGGCCGTCGGTGAACCGGAGCGCGTACAGCACGCCGAGGAGGACTCCCGCCCGGCGGTAGTACCGCTCGGCGGCGGCGCGGTCCGAACACTGGTCCGGTTCGACCCACTCCAGCCAGCCGTACTCCTCGCGGGCCAGCACCGCGGGCCGGTCGATGGCGGGCAGGTCCGTCCGCTCGGCGAGCCAGTCCAGCAGGTCGTAGAACGCGCCTTCGACGTCGAGCGGCCGGGGCTTGTAGGCGACCCGAGCGCCCGACTCGAACGTGACCGCGAGCACCGCCCGCCCGTCCTCGTGGCGGTCGCCCGTGGCCTCCACGGCCTCGACCGCGCCGAGGTCGCCGTCGCCCAACCACTCGCGGAGGCTCTCCCGGTCGGCCGCCAGTCGCGCCGAGAACTCCTCGACCGCGGAGACCCACTGGCGGACCGTCGTCACCAGCAACCGCGCCAGCAGCGCGTACTCCTCGACGAACCGGACGAACCCGTCGCCCAGCATCGCGTCGACGAACCCGCGGTAGTGGCGACGGTCGTCCTCCGGCGGGTCGGGGTCCTCGGCCAGCGCCAACTCGCGGTCGTGGTGGGCGACGTAGGTCTTGAACTCCACGAACAGCGGATGAGCCGACAGTCGCGCCAGTCGCTTGTAGAGCCACGGTTCCATCGCGTCGGCGACCGGCGGCACTTCCGCGGGAGCCACCGACGGGTCGATTTGTTCTCGCGCGTAGGAGACGACGGGAGCCAGCAGGTCGACGAACGGAACGTTCTCCGGCGCGGCGGCGGACGCTTCCCCGCGGTCGGCGGCGGTCACGTCGGCCGCCACGGACTCCAGTTCGTCGACCCACCCGGGCAACTGCTCGCCCTCCGGCCAACCGTGGTTCGACACCGCGGCCCGCGCCTCGCTCTCGGAGACGCCGAGGTGGTCGAGGCGGCGACGGAACGCCGCGGGGTCCCCGTCGGCAACCCGGTCGCGCCACTCCGCCAGCCACTCCTCGGGGTCCTCGACCGCCGGACCGCCCTCGGCGGGGGCGTCCAGTCGCTCTCGGAGGGTCCGCGCGCGGCCGGCGATACGCCGCTTCCGGTCGGGCGCGAGCGTCCCGTCGCTCACGGCGACGCCCCCGCTGACCGTCGCGAGCCGACCGGGTTCCGTCGGCGGACCGTCCCCGGCGGGCCCCGACTGCCCGCAGTGCGGACGGGCGGGGTCACCGCCGGCGTTCGAAGTCGGTCCGTAGCGATTCGTCGTCGTCGGTCCCGCTGACCTCGGACGCAGTCGTCTCGTAACATATCGAAAGGAGGTACCATCGGCAATCAGTCGTCGTATCGTGGAAATAACGGGCGAGCATCGACCGTCCGGCGGGTCGCGGGTTCGGCCGACCGGGTCGGGGACCGGTGGGAGTCGGCGGTCGTCGCGCCGTCTCTGACGCCCCCGACCGAAGGTCCGCAGTCGGTCGCAGGGGACCGCTCCCCTGCGTCGTCAACAGCAGTGTTCGAAGCTGTACATCGAAACCGAGGGCAGGCCCGCTTCGGTCTCGTCCGGCACGTCGTGGTCCTCGTGCTGGTACTCGGCTTCGACTTCGTTACGGAGCGATTCGTCGTTGGAGTTGATTGCAACTGACATTGCATCCATATACATGAAGTCTTACCTATTAAAAATTTCCACTAGAAAGTAATAATTTGTGTATGAAAAGGTTGAGAACTGTAGATGCTCCGGCCCTGAGGTGGCCTATTTCGGCTGCCGACTCGTGACTAACGCCTCCGAACTGACTGGCGTCTATATCTCAGCTCCATCGCACGTATCGATGATGTTCGGATTAGAATGGTTAATTTGCTACCATATTTTAGAATGAGTGGGATTGCTGGACGATACTACCGACGAACCGCAGTATAATTGGACAAGTTTAACTCCCGCGCTATGAAATCAGCGGCGTGTAATGGCATCTGAAACGTACGGTATCATCAGTCTGCTTCCGGCACTCCTCGCCATCGTGTTGACGCTGGTCAGCAGGCAGGTGTTACTATCGCTGTTCGCGGGCATCTGGATAGGTGCGACCATCTTGGTGGGTTGGAATCCGGTCGTCGGGGCGGCCCACTCCCTCCAGTTGGTCATCGACAACATCACCGCATCGTTCAACAGCAAACTCCTGTTGTTCACGTTCCTCTCGGGCGCGATGCTCGGGATGATATTCCTCTCCGGGGGCATGAAGGCCCTCGCAGACCGCATCATCTCGCGTATTCGAACCCGCCGTCAGGCGGAACTCGGGACGAGCATCCTCGGAATGCTCATCTTCGTCGATTCGTACGCGAGTACGATGATTACCGGGTCGGTGATGCGGCCGATTACCGACAAGTTCGACATCAGTCGGGAGAAACTCGCGTACCTGCTCGAC
Encoded proteins:
- a CDS encoding ArsR family transcriptional regulator, producing MADSTTTAGGADAVDADARDATETRRQLLHVATEDVAHQLLIDVAGHPEGAPSEKELNWTNPDVSRRTVGRRLDDLVDVGVLEKLTYEPGEQPEDADSNVRTFYRFTDRARDLFDEVGMFDPGVWRPVYARVEKPDDVRAAQAVPRP
- a CDS encoding cupin domain-containing protein translates to MDERKVNLDSAFDSFDEQWSPRLAAELNGQAVKLAKLEGEFVWHRHDDADELFLVRDGRLRIEFEDREDVTLDEGEMLVVPAGVEHRPVVDEGETEVLLFEPTETKNTGNVESEETEEELERV
- the twy1 gene encoding 4-demethylwyosine synthase TYW1; the encoded protein is MSDSDGPKQVDSPDYHSENHTAAQTCGWTANALRGEGRCYKYAFYGIESHRCIQMTPVVKCNERCVFCWRDHAGHAYELGDVEWDDPEAVVDASIELQKKLLSGFGGNDEVPRERFEESMEPRHVAISLDGEPTLYPYLPELIDAFHDRDITTFLVSNGTRPDVLRKCDPTQLYVSVDAPERHTFDEVVKAMEDDAWEKLVETMDVLAAKDETRTVLRTTLVGGENVHHPEWYAGFYQRADPDFVELKSYMHVGESRDRVARESMLDHEDVVAFAEEIQEHMPDHEYLNDVPVSRVALLSKTDDTWVPKLKKGSEFWARDAVTGD
- a CDS encoding type 2 lanthipeptide synthetase LanM family protein: MSDGTLAPDRKRRIAGRARTLRERLDAPAEGGPAVEDPEEWLAEWRDRVADGDPAAFRRRLDHLGVSESEARAAVSNHGWPEGEQLPGWVDELESVAADVTAADRGEASAAAPENVPFVDLLAPVVSYAREQIDPSVAPAEVPPVADAMEPWLYKRLARLSAHPLFVEFKTYVAHHDRELALAEDPDPPEDDRRHYRGFVDAMLGDGFVRFVEEYALLARLLVTTVRQWVSAVEEFSARLAADRESLREWLGDGDLGAVEAVEATGDRHEDGRAVLAVTFESGARVAYKPRPLDVEGAFYDLLDWLAERTDLPAIDRPAVLAREEYGWLEWVEPDQCSDRAAAERYYRRAGVLLGVLYALRFTDGHLENLVAAGEHPVVVDVETLAHPELPDDRLPHDATPALRESVLRTSLLPVHRPDSDRADLSGFGSDELPAEGEQREFTAVNTDLMDMESVEGDAETFENLPRVDGETVAADECFESLRAGLRAAHDALESNREALLAEGGPLAAFEDSEVRVIYRATRTYGTVLSSLTTPEYLRTGLKVGCKLEALARPQATEAVDAPWSVHDHERAALERLDVPRLTMSTTGTTLRGPADPVAEFATLSPRAAVEQRLRALDATDRREQCRYVDLAFGELSGGGADHADVTGGRPVGDPTPLSDADARRAARRAFDRVSAAAVDDGGAPAWCVPSAHRDGGVLIEWMDESLYGGRLGVAVFAAGVAATADGSVADDAAALAADAAAEVRNSVADDDAHESLGITGVGGLVYGFGVLDDLLDGDYLTDARRAAAAVTDERVASDDHYGVTDGAAGAALALVALHDRTGDGDALDRAVACGEHLLADRSGGRWPLGTDDRPLTGFGHGAGGVGYALARLAEATGEDRFREGALDAVAFEDGHYDAGAGEWADLRAHAGKTVDGWCNGRTGIGLVRLGTLTALPAGPVRRDVERALSEAPTDRMPPYDHACCGTASWIELFLRAGRQLDAPRYERRARRLAGAVVSGGDEWALRSGTRTRPDPTLFRGLGGIGYALLRVSNPDLPSTLLFE